From one Actinopolyspora saharensis genomic stretch:
- a CDS encoding allantoate amidohydrolase, which yields MATPNELLAEIDGIGRDRTGGGYSRHVFDHAELELREWFTAQAAARGLTVLPDGNGNLWAWWSEPGDDAVVTGSHLDSVPGGGRFDGPLGVASALSAVDELRAEGFHPGRPLAVVVFAEEEGGRFGVPCLGSRLACGTIDPETALGLRDESGTTLAEAMRAAGKDPRLAGPDRTSLERVGRFVELHVEQGRGLIDRGSAVGVASAILAHGRWRFRFTGQGNHAGATPMDDRADPMLPAARLVPEARSAALRFDDARATVGRLRPNPGGTNVIAESVDVWLDARAHRDADARALVDELTGRAEELAAQEGCSVRLSEESYADGVSFDSGVRDELTALLGAPALPTGAGHDAGTLSARAPTGMLFVRNPTGISHAPQEHAERDDCTAGAAALTEVLRRWSR from the coding sequence GTGGCCACACCGAACGAGCTGCTCGCCGAGATCGACGGGATCGGAAGGGACCGGACCGGGGGCGGCTACTCGCGACACGTCTTCGACCACGCCGAGCTCGAGCTCAGGGAGTGGTTCACCGCTCAGGCCGCCGCGCGCGGGTTGACGGTGCTTCCCGACGGCAACGGCAACCTCTGGGCCTGGTGGTCCGAGCCGGGCGACGACGCCGTGGTCACCGGCAGCCACCTGGACTCCGTGCCCGGAGGAGGGCGGTTCGACGGTCCGCTGGGAGTGGCCAGCGCCCTGTCCGCGGTGGACGAGCTGCGGGCCGAGGGCTTCCACCCGGGCAGACCGCTCGCCGTGGTCGTCTTCGCCGAGGAGGAGGGCGGCAGGTTCGGCGTTCCCTGCCTCGGCTCGCGGTTGGCCTGCGGGACCATCGACCCGGAGACGGCGCTGGGGCTGCGCGACGAGTCGGGAACCACTCTCGCCGAGGCGATGCGCGCGGCCGGGAAGGATCCGCGACTGGCCGGGCCGGACCGGACGAGCCTGGAGCGGGTGGGGCGTTTCGTGGAGCTGCACGTCGAACAGGGGCGCGGTCTGATCGACCGGGGCAGCGCCGTGGGGGTGGCTTCGGCGATCCTGGCCCACGGGCGGTGGCGGTTCCGCTTCACGGGGCAGGGAAACCACGCCGGGGCCACTCCCATGGACGACCGCGCGGACCCGATGCTGCCCGCGGCCCGACTGGTCCCGGAGGCGCGCTCGGCCGCGCTGCGGTTCGACGACGCCAGAGCCACGGTGGGGCGGTTGCGGCCGAATCCCGGTGGGACGAACGTGATCGCCGAGTCGGTGGACGTGTGGCTGGACGCCCGGGCGCATCGGGACGCCGACGCCAGGGCGCTGGTCGACGAGCTGACCGGGCGGGCGGAGGAGCTGGCCGCGCAGGAGGGTTGCTCGGTGCGGTTGTCCGAGGAGTCCTATGCGGACGGCGTGAGCTTCGACTCCGGGGTGCGCGACGAGCTCACCGCGCTGCTGGGAGCTCCCGCGCTGCCCACCGGGGCCGGGCACGACGCCGGGACGCTGTCCGCGCGCGCACCGACCGGCATGTTGTTCGTGCGCAACCCGACCGGGATCAGCCACGCTCCGCAGGAGCACGCCGAGCGGGACGACTGCACCGCGGGGGCCGCGGCGCTGACCGAGGTGCTGCGGAGGTGGAGCCGATGA
- a CDS encoding Asp23/Gls24 family envelope stress response protein: MAQDDAEQPSGTSETRNGPLEQHDGDDRGGRTSIADSVVQKIAAIAAREVSGVHALGSGVSRAFGALRERVSGGSGTSTSSGVRVEVGEKQAAVDLDVVVEYGVSIVELTRAVRRNVLSSVERMTGLDVIEVNIAVNDIRLPSEESEANESSRVE; the protein is encoded by the coding sequence ATGGCACAGGACGACGCCGAGCAGCCGAGCGGCACCTCCGAGACGCGGAACGGCCCGCTGGAGCAGCACGACGGGGACGACCGGGGCGGCAGGACGAGCATCGCGGACTCGGTCGTGCAGAAGATCGCGGCGATCGCCGCGCGCGAGGTATCCGGGGTGCACGCGCTGGGCAGCGGGGTTTCCAGGGCGTTCGGCGCGCTGCGGGAACGGGTCTCCGGCGGCAGCGGCACCTCCACCTCGTCCGGGGTCCGGGTCGAGGTGGGCGAGAAGCAGGCCGCCGTGGACCTGGACGTGGTCGTCGAGTACGGGGTGTCCATCGTGGAACTCACCCGGGCGGTGCGGCGGAACGTGCTGAGCTCCGTCGAGCGCATGACCGGTCTGGATGTCATCGAGGTCAACATCGCCGTCAACGACATCCGGCTGCCCTCCGAGGAGAGCGAGGCGAACGAGTCGTCCCGGGTGGAGTGA
- a CDS encoding LysR family transcriptional regulator, with translation MIDPRRLAVLRALAEHGTVRAAAETLFLTPSAVSQQLTSLEHEAGEELLVRSGRRVRLTAAGELLAEHAKNVLAELERAEASMAACAAGTVGRVEVASFASAITRVLAPAITTLRGSAPGITVLVRDAEAHNSLLMLLSGETDIAVSMEYSATARGEEPRLTRYPLYTEPFDAVLPPRHPLCSHETVGVEELSAEDWIVPLPDNPCREVVQSRCADAGFAPNITHTSDDFHAVVALVAAGTGVALVPRGAVPAEHGAQVRPLSDRAPTRRVFAAVRHGREQHPLLRSVLDALLENAQPI, from the coding sequence ATGATTGACCCGCGTCGACTGGCCGTGCTGCGCGCGCTGGCCGAGCACGGCACGGTGCGCGCGGCGGCCGAGACGCTCTTCCTCACCCCCTCGGCCGTCTCACAGCAGTTGACCTCCCTGGAGCACGAGGCAGGCGAGGAGCTGCTCGTCCGCAGCGGGCGCCGCGTCCGCCTGACTGCGGCGGGCGAGCTCCTGGCCGAGCACGCCAAGAACGTGCTGGCCGAGCTGGAACGCGCCGAAGCCAGCATGGCCGCCTGCGCCGCGGGCACCGTGGGACGTGTCGAGGTAGCCTCCTTCGCCTCCGCGATAACGCGGGTGCTGGCTCCCGCCATCACCACGCTGCGCGGATCGGCCCCCGGGATCACCGTGCTGGTCCGCGACGCGGAGGCCCACAACAGCCTGCTGATGCTGCTGTCCGGCGAGACCGACATCGCGGTATCCATGGAGTACAGCGCGACCGCCCGCGGCGAGGAGCCCCGCCTGACCCGCTATCCGCTCTACACCGAACCCTTCGACGCGGTGCTGCCGCCCCGGCACCCGCTGTGCTCCCACGAGACGGTCGGGGTCGAGGAGCTGAGCGCCGAGGACTGGATCGTCCCGCTGCCGGACAACCCCTGCCGCGAGGTCGTCCAGAGCCGGTGCGCCGACGCCGGGTTCGCCCCGAACATCACGCACACCTCGGACGACTTCCACGCGGTCGTCGCGCTGGTCGCCGCCGGAACCGGCGTGGCGCTCGTGCCGCGCGGGGCAGTTCCCGCCGAGCACGGCGCTCAGGTCCGCCCGTTGAGTGACCGGGCGCCCACCAGGAGGGTGTTCGCAGCGGTCCGGCACGGTCGTGAGCAGCACCCGCTGCTGCGGAGCGTGCTGGACGCGCTGCTCGAGAACGCACAACCGATCTGA
- a CDS encoding aldehyde dehydrogenase family protein, with product MAPSEHQLIIGGGTRPAAHGRTTADTSPHTGEVFAEVAAASVEDVTAAVDAAAAAFGQWSRTGALRRREILLRAADLLGEHTEQLVELMAGEVGGTRPWAAFNVELAANILREAAASTTGPRGEVLTSSDPDEWSFALRQPAGVVAAFAPWNAPLILGTRSFATALAMGNTVVLKPSEQAPLTAGLRLAEILREAGLPDGVLNVITNDGADGAEIGNALIADRRVRRVNFTGSTEVGRSIGIEAARHLKPAVLELGGKNSVLVLDDADLDYAVDAVAFGAFMNAGQICMSADRVLVPEAMRAEFTERLGKKVAGLPFGDPSDPDTVLGPVIDEAAARRISALVDDALERGAVAHCGGQPPEGAFYRPTVLSDVTPEQRIHSEEIFGPVTTVLGYESVEEAIEVVNDTPYGLTGGVITADTRKGWEIARRVETGIFHINDQSVGDQPQAPFGGIKDSGFGHFGGRSGVEAFTDTRWVTFREQQAHYPF from the coding sequence ATGGCACCGTCCGAACACCAGCTGATCATCGGAGGCGGCACCCGCCCCGCCGCGCACGGGCGCACGACCGCGGACACCTCGCCCCACACCGGTGAGGTCTTCGCCGAGGTCGCCGCGGCTTCCGTCGAGGACGTGACCGCGGCGGTCGACGCGGCCGCCGCCGCGTTCGGCCAGTGGTCGCGCACCGGAGCGCTGCGGCGCAGGGAGATCCTGCTGCGGGCGGCGGATCTGCTGGGCGAGCACACCGAACAGCTCGTCGAGCTGATGGCAGGCGAAGTCGGCGGTACCCGCCCGTGGGCGGCGTTCAACGTGGAGCTGGCCGCGAACATCCTGCGGGAGGCCGCCGCCTCCACCACCGGCCCGCGCGGCGAGGTGCTGACCTCCTCCGACCCCGACGAGTGGAGTTTCGCGCTGCGGCAGCCCGCCGGGGTGGTCGCGGCGTTCGCGCCGTGGAACGCCCCGCTGATCCTCGGAACGCGCTCGTTCGCCACCGCGCTGGCCATGGGCAACACGGTGGTGCTCAAGCCGAGCGAGCAGGCTCCGCTGACGGCGGGGCTCCGGTTGGCCGAGATCCTGCGGGAGGCCGGGCTGCCGGACGGCGTGCTCAACGTGATCACCAACGACGGCGCGGACGGCGCCGAGATCGGCAACGCGCTCATCGCCGACCGCAGGGTCCGGCGGGTCAACTTCACCGGATCCACCGAGGTCGGGCGTTCCATCGGGATCGAGGCCGCCCGCCACCTCAAACCCGCGGTGCTGGAACTCGGCGGCAAGAACTCGGTGCTGGTGCTCGACGACGCGGACCTGGACTACGCGGTGGACGCGGTCGCCTTCGGCGCGTTCATGAACGCGGGCCAGATCTGCATGTCCGCCGACCGGGTGCTGGTTCCCGAGGCGATGCGCGCCGAGTTCACCGAGCGACTGGGCAAGAAGGTCGCCGGACTCCCCTTCGGCGATCCCAGCGACCCGGACACCGTGCTCGGCCCGGTGATCGACGAGGCGGCCGCGCGGCGGATCTCCGCGCTGGTCGACGACGCCCTGGAACGGGGTGCCGTGGCGCACTGCGGCGGGCAGCCACCGGAAGGGGCGTTCTACCGGCCGACGGTGCTCAGCGACGTCACCCCGGAGCAGCGGATTCACTCGGAGGAGATCTTCGGCCCGGTCACCACGGTGCTCGGCTACGAGTCCGTGGAGGAGGCGATCGAGGTCGTCAACGACACGCCGTACGGGCTGACCGGCGGGGTGATCACCGCCGACACCCGAAAGGGCTGGGAGATCGCACGACGAGTCGAGACCGGGATCTTCCACATCAACGACCAGTCGGTGGGCGACCAGCCCCAGGCCCCCTTCGGCGGCATCAAGGACTCCGGGTTCGGTCACTTCGGCGGGCGCAGCGGTGTCGAGGCCTTCACCGACACCAGGTGGGTTACCTTTCGGGAGCAGCAGGCGCACTACCCGTTCTAG
- the hutI gene encoding imidazolonepropionase: MPTATIITGISELTTNDEELGKLAEAALVFEGQRISWVGPARDAPAADHRVDLEGRAVLPGWVDSHTHLVFAGDRTAEFTARMAGRPYTAGGIAETVRATRAATDAELAANLRAHLAEAVAQGTTCVETKTGYGLTVEDELRAARIAATEVDEVTCLGAHLVPPERAAEDYLDTVRGPMLDAVTPHVSWCDVFCERGAFDAEQSRRVLLAARERGLGLRVHGNQLERGPGVELAVELGAASVDHCTHLGAADIAALADSDTVATLLPACDLSTRQPLPPARELLDAGATVALASNCNPGSSYTSSMAFCVTTAVLQLRMTVDEAVRAATRGGAAALGRDGGDGAVGVLRPGARADVQALDAPSAAWLAYRPGVPLTHRVWRAGRPVR; this comes from the coding sequence GTGCCAACAGCCACTATTATCACCGGGATTTCCGAGCTCACCACCAACGACGAGGAGCTCGGCAAGCTTGCCGAGGCGGCGCTGGTGTTCGAGGGGCAGCGCATCAGCTGGGTCGGCCCGGCGCGGGACGCCCCGGCCGCCGACCACCGGGTCGACCTGGAGGGACGGGCCGTGCTGCCGGGGTGGGTGGACAGCCACACCCACCTGGTGTTCGCGGGGGACCGGACGGCCGAGTTCACGGCGCGCATGGCCGGGCGGCCTTACACGGCCGGGGGCATAGCCGAGACCGTGCGCGCCACCCGGGCAGCCACCGACGCGGAACTCGCGGCCAACCTCCGCGCGCACCTGGCCGAGGCGGTCGCGCAGGGGACCACCTGCGTGGAGACCAAGACCGGTTACGGGCTGACCGTCGAGGACGAGCTCCGCGCGGCCCGCATCGCCGCGACCGAGGTCGACGAGGTGACCTGCCTGGGGGCTCACCTGGTCCCACCGGAGCGCGCGGCCGAGGACTACCTGGACACGGTTCGCGGGCCGATGCTCGACGCCGTGACCCCGCACGTGTCCTGGTGTGACGTGTTCTGCGAACGCGGGGCTTTCGACGCGGAGCAGTCCCGGCGGGTGCTGCTGGCCGCGCGCGAGCGGGGGCTCGGGCTGCGGGTGCACGGCAACCAGCTCGAGCGGGGGCCGGGGGTGGAGCTGGCTGTCGAGCTGGGGGCGGCCAGCGTGGACCACTGCACCCACCTCGGCGCGGCCGACATCGCCGCGCTCGCCGATTCGGACACCGTGGCGACCCTGCTGCCCGCCTGCGATCTGTCCACGCGCCAGCCGCTGCCGCCCGCGCGGGAGCTGCTGGACGCGGGGGCGACCGTGGCGTTGGCCAGCAACTGCAACCCGGGGTCGTCCTACACCTCGTCCATGGCGTTCTGCGTGACCACGGCCGTGCTGCAGCTGCGGATGACCGTGGACGAGGCGGTCCGCGCGGCGACGCGCGGCGGTGCAGCCGCGCTGGGCAGGGACGGCGGGGACGGGGCCGTGGGCGTGCTGCGCCCCGGTGCCAGGGCGGACGTGCAGGCGCTCGACGCGCCCAGCGCGGCGTGGTTGGCCTACCGGCCCGGGGTGCCGCTGACCCACCGGGTGTGGCGGGCCGGAAGGCCGGTGCGCTGA
- a CDS encoding formimidoylglutamate deiminase, whose product MTYWCEWAWLAGGPAANVLVETDGGRITGVTADAGACPPGARRLNGLTLPGLSNAHSHAFHRALRGRTADQRGTFWTWRDRMYRVAERLDPDSYYRLARGVYAEMVLAGITAVGEFHYLHHAPGGASYDDPNAMSAALVRAASEAGIRLTLLDTCYLSSGFGPPVEGVQERFSDRTVESWAERVKDFEPDREGVLLGTALHSVRAVPRAAMPTVRDFAHTRGVPLHLHLSEQRAENDACLAVTGRTPTQLLDEEGLLRAGTTAVHATHPAPGDVARLGRSGTGVCLCPTTESDLADGIGPADELAVAGCALSLGSDGHSVIDPFAEARGVESGMRLRSEVRGHFSTGELTSMATSAGHRALGWPDAGHIELGGRADLVTLSLDSVRFSGVPLASAVLVAGSADMREVVVDGVPVVRDGAHLRVSDAAGELSRSIGELLEAP is encoded by the coding sequence ATGACCTACTGGTGCGAATGGGCCTGGCTCGCGGGCGGCCCCGCGGCGAACGTGCTGGTCGAGACCGACGGCGGACGGATCACCGGGGTCACGGCGGACGCGGGGGCGTGTCCGCCGGGGGCGCGGCGGCTGAACGGGCTGACGCTGCCCGGCTTGTCCAATGCGCACTCGCACGCCTTCCACCGGGCGCTGCGGGGACGCACCGCCGACCAGCGGGGGACCTTCTGGACCTGGCGCGACCGGATGTACCGCGTCGCCGAGCGGTTGGACCCGGACAGCTACTACCGGCTGGCCCGCGGGGTGTACGCGGAGATGGTGCTGGCCGGGATCACCGCGGTCGGCGAGTTCCACTACCTGCACCACGCTCCCGGCGGGGCGTCCTACGACGACCCCAACGCGATGTCGGCCGCGCTGGTGCGGGCGGCCTCCGAGGCGGGGATTCGGCTCACCCTGCTGGACACCTGCTACCTGAGCAGCGGTTTCGGCCCTCCGGTCGAGGGGGTGCAGGAGAGGTTCTCCGACAGGACGGTCGAGTCCTGGGCCGAGCGGGTGAAGGACTTCGAACCCGACCGCGAGGGGGTGCTCCTCGGGACGGCGCTGCACTCGGTGCGCGCGGTGCCGCGCGCGGCGATGCCGACCGTGCGGGACTTCGCCCACACGCGTGGGGTGCCGCTGCACCTGCACCTGTCCGAGCAGCGCGCCGAGAACGACGCCTGCCTGGCCGTCACGGGGCGCACCCCGACGCAGCTGCTCGACGAGGAGGGGCTGCTGCGCGCGGGGACCACGGCCGTGCACGCCACGCACCCTGCCCCCGGTGACGTTGCGCGGCTGGGCCGCAGCGGCACCGGGGTGTGCCTGTGCCCGACCACGGAGTCCGACCTGGCCGACGGGATCGGGCCCGCCGACGAGCTGGCGGTGGCAGGGTGCGCGCTCTCGCTGGGCAGCGACGGCCACTCGGTGATCGACCCGTTCGCGGAGGCCAGGGGGGTGGAGTCCGGTATGCGGCTGCGCAGCGAGGTGCGGGGGCACTTCTCCACCGGGGAGTTGACCTCCATGGCGACCTCGGCCGGACACCGCGCGCTCGGCTGGCCGGACGCGGGGCACATCGAGCTCGGGGGGCGGGCGGACCTGGTCACTCTGTCCCTGGACAGCGTGCGGTTCTCCGGAGTGCCGCTGGCCTCGGCGGTGCTGGTCGCCGGTTCGGCGGACATGCGGGAGGTCGTGGTGGACGGCGTCCCCGTGGTGCGGGACGGTGCGCACCTCCGGGTGTCCGATGCTGCGGGCGAGCTGAGCAGGAGCATCGGGGAGCTGCTCGAAGCGCCGTGA